The Pyxidicoccus sp. MSG2 DNA segment ATCGAAAATTCTTAGAGCACATCTCGGCGGGGCCCAGTCCTGGCAGCCTGCTCCTCGGGCAAGGGGCTGCCAGAACGCTCTACCGAAATCGGCTCTCAATAACTCAAGCAACGAGGCTGACCATGGCGGACACGATCTCTCAGGACGAAATCAACAGTATTCTCTGGCGCGCGTGCGACTCCTTCCGTGGCACCGTGGATGCCACCGAGTACAAGGACTACATCCTCACGATGTTGTTCGTGAAGTTTGTCAGCGACGTGTGGAAGGACCATTACGAACAGTATCGAAAGCAGTTCGGCAACGATGACGAGCGTATCCGGCGCAAGCTTGAGCGCGAACGGTTCGTCCTGCCCGACATCAGCACGTTCGACTACATCTATGGAACGCGCGAGGCGCCGAACCTTGGTGAAGTGATCAATGAAGCGCTTGAGCACCTTGAACTCGCTAACAAGGCGAAGCTCGCGCACGTCTTCCGCAACATCGACTTCAACAGCGATTCACGCCTCGGAAACACCAATAAGCGTAACCACATCCTGAAGAACCTCCTTGAGGATTTCGCCAATCCAAAGCTCGACCTGCGCCCGTCGCGAATTAAGAATCTTGACGTTATTGGCAATGCATACGAGTACTTGATTGGCCGGTTCGCCGGCGATGCAGGGAAGAAGGCGGGCGAGTTCTATACACCACCCGAGGTGTCGGTCCTCATCGCGAAGCTTGTAGCACCGCAGCCCGGTGAGCGCGTCTACGACCCGGCGTGTGGCTCGGGCTCGTTGCTAATCAAGTGCGCTGCGGAGGCGGGCTCGCACAACATCGCCATTTATGGCCAAGAGGCAATCAGCAGCACTTGGGCGCTGTGCATGATGAACATGTTCCTGCACGACATGACCATTGCCCACATTGAGTGGGGCGACACGCTGCTTGAGCCGAAACACATAGCGGCTGACAAGCTGATGACGTTCGAGGTGGTCGTAGCCAACCCGCCGTTTTCCCTCGACAAGTGGGGGGCGGAGCGTGCTGGCGAGGAAGCACGTCATTACAACCGTTGGCACCGCGGTGTACCGCCGAAGAGTAAGGGAGACTACGCATTCATCAGTCACATGATCGAGTCCACAACACCGGGAACCGGGCGTGTGGCGGTCGTCGTGCCGCACGGCGTACTTTTTCGAGGCGGCTCTGAGGGCGAGATTCGTCGCAAACTCATTGAGGAGAATCTCCTTGATGCTGTGATAGGCCTCCCCTCCAATCTCTTTTTTGGCACTGGCATTCCCGCTGCGATTCTTGTCCTTCGTCGAGATCGTAGTAAGCGTACCGACGTACTCTTTATTGATGCCTCGCGCGAGTTCGAGGACAGCAAGAATCAGAAAAAGCTCCGCGTTGACGTCGAGGTGGCGAAAGTCGTTGCCACTTATGCAAAGCGCAAGAACGTCGATAAGTACGCGTACGTTGCCCTGCGCAAGGAAATTGAGGTGAATGACTTCAACCTCAACATCCCGCGCTACGTAGACACGTTTGAGGCCGAGGATGCGGTTGATCTCGCGGCAGTGCAGACCGAGATTGACGGAATTGAGATTGAGCTAGCGAGAGTTCGAAAGGAAATGGCGAAGGCGTTGAAGGAGCTGGGATTGTGAAAGAGCGTGACACGAATGCCGAGGCCGAAGAGTGGCTTGAACTGTCGCTAGAGCAAGCGTGCGGAAAACCGATCGTGTACGGCATCGTGCAGGCAGGTCCTAATTGCCCCGGAGGAGTGCCCTACATCAGGAGCACCGATGTCGGTCAACCACTTGACGCAGCTAGCCTACTGCGCACGACGCCTGAGATTGCTGAGAAATATCGACGCTCGACCGTATCCGCAGGAGACATTGTCTTCTCGCTTCGCGGCAACATTGGCGAGATGAGCATTGTACCCGCAGAACTTGAAGGCGCTAATCTCACTCAAGGCACTGCTCGAATTTCTTCGTCTAGTGTCGTGCTGGGAGAGTTTCTCTTCTATGCGCTCCAGACGGAGGCCGTTCAA contains these protein-coding regions:
- a CDS encoding type I restriction-modification system subunit M, with the translated sequence MADTISQDEINSILWRACDSFRGTVDATEYKDYILTMLFVKFVSDVWKDHYEQYRKQFGNDDERIRRKLERERFVLPDISTFDYIYGTREAPNLGEVINEALEHLELANKAKLAHVFRNIDFNSDSRLGNTNKRNHILKNLLEDFANPKLDLRPSRIKNLDVIGNAYEYLIGRFAGDAGKKAGEFYTPPEVSVLIAKLVAPQPGERVYDPACGSGSLLIKCAAEAGSHNIAIYGQEAISSTWALCMMNMFLHDMTIAHIEWGDTLLEPKHIAADKLMTFEVVVANPPFSLDKWGAERAGEEARHYNRWHRGVPPKSKGDYAFISHMIESTTPGTGRVAVVVPHGVLFRGGSEGEIRRKLIEENLLDAVIGLPSNLFFGTGIPAAILVLRRDRSKRTDVLFIDASREFEDSKNQKKLRVDVEVAKVVATYAKRKNVDKYAYVALRKEIEVNDFNLNIPRYVDTFEAEDAVDLAAVQTEIDGIEIELARVRKEMAKALKELGL